Genomic DNA from Actinomycetes bacterium:
TCCAGTGGATGACGTTGAAGTCGCCGGAGGCGCCGGCGTAGCGCACCAGGTCGGCGCGCCGGATGGTGAAGGTCTGCGCGGGGACGGTGGTGCCGACCTCGACCTCGGCGGGGGACGGGGCCATCAGCCCTCCCCCCGGACGACCAGCGTGGACCGGACCGCGGCGACGTGCTCGCCCTCGACGGTCGCGACGTCGCTGCGCGAGGTGAGCATGTCGTGACCACCGGCCGAGCGGACGGTCTCCAGCGTGACGGTCACAGTCAGCGCGTCGCCGGCGTGGATC
This window encodes:
- a CDS encoding dehydratase, which encodes MAPSPAEVEVGTTVPAQTFTIRRADLVRYAGASGDFNVIHW